GCACGGCGTCCTCGTCGCAGAGGCCCGCACCGGCGACGAGGGTGTCGTCGAGGTGCTGCTCGGGGGTGTCGCCCTCGCCGAGCGCGGCCGCGATGCCGCCCTGGGCCCAGCGGGTGGAGCCCTCGTCGAGCCGGGCCTTGGTGACGACGACCGTACGGAGCCCGGCGGCGGTGCAGCGCAGGGCGGCGGTGAGCCCGGCGACCCCGGAGCCGACCACGACGACGTCGGCGTCGATGGACCAGCCCGGGGTGGGCGCGTGCAGCCGTATTCCGGTCACTTGGCGGCTCCGAAGGTCAGGGGGATGTTGTCGATGAGCCGCGTGCTCCCCACGCGCGCGGCGACGGCGAGGATCGCCTCCCCGTCATGGCCGTCGGCGACCTCGGTGAAGTCGGCCGGGTCCACGAGGGCCAGGTAGTCGAGGGTGAGCGGCGGCTCGGCCTTCGCCGCCTCGTCCAGGACGGCGCGGGCGGCTGCCCGTACGGCCCCGGCGGCGCCGCCCTCGGCGGCCTGCGCGACCGCGTGGGCGTCGGCGGCGGCCCGGGCCTCGCCGAGCCGCGACAGGGCCTCGGCGCGGTTCTCGGCCCGGCCCTGGGCGCCCGGCAGCGCGGTGGCACGCGCGCGCAGCGCCTCCTGGGCGGCGAGCCGCTCGCGGGCCGCGAACAGCGCGCGGGACAGCGCGAGGGCCGTCCGGCGCTCCCCGGCCGACAGGTAGCGGTTGCGGCTGGAGAGGGCCAGGCCGTCGGTCTCGCGGACGGTCTCCACGCCGACGATCTCGACGGGGAAGTTCAGGTCCTCGACCATGCGGCGGATCAGGGCCAGCTGCTGGGCGTCCTTCTGGCCGAAGAAGGCCAGGTCGGGCGCGGTCAGGTGGAGCAGCTTGGCGACGACCGTCAGCATGCCGTCGAAGTGGCCGGGCCGGGAGGCGCCTTCGAGGCGCTCGCCCATGGGACCGGCGGTGATCCGGACCTGGGGCTCCCCGCCCGGGTAGACCTCGTCGACGGAGGGCGCGAAGACGGCGCTCGCGCCCGCCTCGAAGGCCAGCTCCAGGTCGGCGTCGAGGGTGCGGGGGTAGCGGTCGAGGTCCTCGCCGGCGCCGAACTGCAGCGGGTTGACGAAGACGGTGACGACGACGAAGCCCTTGGCGCCCACGCGCTCGCGTGCGGCCCGGATCAGGGTGGCGTGGCCCTCGTGGAGGGCGCCCATGGTCATGACGACGGCGTTGCGGCCGGGAGCGCCGTGGTGGGCCACGGCGTCGTCGAGGTCCTCGACCGTGGGCAGCAGTTCGGCCGGCTCGTGGCGGACGGGACGGCCGCCCTCGGCGCTCTCGCGGGCGAACAGGGTCATCGGTCGTCTCCTTGCGGCCCGTCGGCTGCGGTGGTGGTGCTGTCGGTGGCGAGCACGCCCAGCAGGTCCTCGGCCAGCTCGGGCTTGAGCAGGCCGTGCGCGAGCGCCCGGTCGGCGGTCGTGCGGGCCATCGCCAGATAGCCGGCGACGGTGCCGGGCGCGTGCTTGCGCAGCTCGGCGACGTGGGCGGCGACCGTACCGGCGTCACCGCGCGCGACGGGTCCGGTGAGGGCCGCGTCCCCGGACCGCAGGGCGTTGTCCAGGGCCGCGCCCAGGAGCGGGCCCAGCATGCGGTCGGGGGCGGCGACCCCGGCCTTGTGGAGCAGCTCCATCGACTGGGCCACCAGGGTGACCAGGTGGTTCGCGCCCAGGGCCAGGGCCGCGTGGTAGAGCGGCCGGGCCTCCTCCGCGATCCACTCGGGCTCGCCGCCCATCTCGATCACCAGGGCCTCGGCGGCGAGCCGCAGCTCCTCGGGCGCGGTCACCCCGAAGGAGCAGCCGGCGAGCCGCTGGACGTCGACGGCGGTGCCGGTGAAGGTCATGGCGGGGTGCAGGGCGAGCGGCAGGGCACCCGCCCGGCGGGCGGGGTCCAGGACCCGCGCCCCGTACCGCCCGGAGGTGTGCACGAGCAGCTGCCCCGGCCGTACGGCTCCGGTGTCGGCGAGGCCCTCGACCAGGCCCGGCAGCGCGTCGTCCGGCACGGTCAGCAGGACCAGGTCGGCGAGGGCGAGGACACGGGCGGGCTCGACGACCGGGACGTCGGGCAGGAGCTCGGCGGCGCGCCGCCGCGAGGCGTCGGAGACCGCCGAGACGGCGACGGGGCGGTGCCCGGCGAGCCGGAGCGAGGCGGCGAGGGCGGGGCCCACCCGCCCTGCGCCGACGACTCCGACGGTGAGCCGAGCGGGTCGGTCCTCGGCCCGGGGCTCCGATGCCCTGGGCTCTGGCGCTGCTGGTGCGTTCACGGTGGGGACGGCCTTCCGTTCCAGTCCTCGGCGGGTACCGGACGATTTCTGGTCATGCTACGCCAGCGGTTCACGGTGTCCCGTGGCCTGTCCACAGGGTGTGGGCGGTGGTGTGATGATCGGCCCATGAACCCTGTGACCCCCGTGACTCCCGTGGAGACTCCTGTGGACGAGGAAGCGGCCCGGCTCCACCGGGCGAAGGTGTGGGGCGGCGCCGAGCGCAGCCTGTGGCACACCTCGGTCGACGGCACGGTCGGGGCGCGGCTGCGCGAGCTGGCCGCCTGGGCGGAGGCCGCCGGCCACGGAGAGGCCCAGCTCGACATGTACGGGAACGGGCTCGTGGAGGAACTCGAACGACGCGTCGCCGAGGAGCTCGGCCTCCCCGCCGCCGTCTTCTTCCCGACCGGCACCATGGCCCAGCAGGTGGCGCTGCGCTGCTGGGCCGGGCGCACCGGCAACCCCGTCGTCGCCCTCCACCCGATCGCCCACCCCGAGGTCCACGAGAGCGGGGCGTTCGGCGTCGTCTCCGGGCTCCGCACGGTCCACCCGACCGACGCGCCCCGGCTGCCGACCGCCGAGGAGGTACGGGACCACCCCGAACCCTTCGGGACGCTGATGCTGGAGCTGCCGCTGCGGGACGCCGGCTTCGTGCTGCCGTCCTGGGAGGAGCTGACCGAGGTCGTGGAGGCGGCCCGGGAACGGGACGCGGTGGTCCACTTCGACGGGGCCCGGCTGTGGGAGACCACGACGCACTTCGGCCGCGGCCTCGCGGAGATCGCGGGGCTCGCCGACAGCGTGTACGTCTCGTTCTACAAGTCCCTCGGCGGCATGTCCGGGGCCGCGCTCGCCGGCTCCGATGAGGTCATGGAGGAGGCCAGGGTCTGGCGCCACCGGTACGGCGGGATGGTCTTCCAGCAGTACCCGGCGGCGCTCTCCGCGCTCCGGGGCCTGGACGTCGAGCTGCCCCGGCTGCCCTCGTACGTGACGCACGCGCGCATGGTGGCCGACGCGGTCCGGGAGGCACTCGCGGAGGCGGACACCGGCTGGTTCCGCGTCCACCCGGAGACCCCGCACACCCACCAGTTCCAGGTCTGGCTGCCGTACGACCCGGACGCCCTGACGGCGGCGGCCCTCGCCCAGACCGAGGACACCGGCACCGCCTTCTTCCGCCGCTGGTCCGCCCCGGGCGCGGGCGGCCCGCCGGGAGTGGCGATCACGGAGCTGACGGTCGCGGGGTCCGGTCTGGAGTGGACGGCGGAGGACGTGAAGGAGGCGGTACGGGACTTCCTCGCGCGCGTCGAGAGGTGACCCTCAGCGGGCGGGGCGCAGCCATCGGTGCAGGGCCGCGCGGACGGCGCCGCGCGCCGGGCGGCCCGCCACCACCCGTTCGAAGCGGCGGCGGTCGCGGACGGCCCGGAACACGGCCACGTCGTGGGTACCGGGCGCCGGCGGCATCGGCTCGCCGAGCCGGGCGGCGCGATGGGTGTCGAAGAGGTACTGGTGCAGCGCGTTCATGTCCCCACCGTGCGCCGCGCCGCCACGGTCCGACCCCCGGATTGACGGCCCCCGTCAATCCGGGACCCGTCGATTGACGGCCCCCGTCAAACGGGACGACAGCTCCCCCGCCCCACCCCGCACCATGGACGGGTGAGCGTGACCATCGACATCACCGGACTGCCGCACGAGCGGATCACCTTCTGCCCCTCGCCGCTGGCCGAGCTGGGCTCCGCCCTGCACACCCTGGCCGTGCCCGCCCACCACCCGCGGCTGCACGCCTGGACCACCACGACGACGGCGGCGCTGAAGCCGGAGCTCGCGGACCGGCTCATCGAGGCCGACTTCATGTGGAACAACACCCGCTCGGACATCCTGCTGCCGCCGCAGCCCCGGGAGACCCTCGCGGAGGAGCTGGACGACCTCGACCGCATGGACGACGAGAAGTTCGTCGGCTCCGCCCTGGAGATCTCCTGCAACAGCCACTACGCGGACGGCGCGCCCTCCCCGCTCGTCGACGAGCGGATGCGCCGCCGCGCCCTCGACCTGGCCGCCGCGCGCGGCCCGCGCCAGGCCTCGTTCGTGGAACGGATGCTGGCCGACCCGCCCGGCACGCGCGCGTGGATCCGGCGGCTCCTGGAGGACTGCGACGAGGCCTTCTTCGCGGACACCTGGAGCCGCGTCCGGCTGCAGCTCGCCGCCGACGCCCGCCACAAGACCGAGCTGATGCGCCGCAAGGGGCTCGCCGAGGCCGTCGCCGACGCCTCCCCCGCGATGAGCCTGGAGGAGGACGAGCAGGGCTCCCGGATCGTCATCGACAAGCTGGTCCAGGGCCGGGCCAGCGCCGAGGGCTCCGCCGTGACGTTCCTGCCGACGGCCTTCGGCTGGCCGCACCTCTTCGCCCTGTACACCCCCGGCTGGCAGCCCGTGATCCAGTACCCGATCCCGGCCCGCGACCTCGGCGGCGCGGCCTCCGTCGAGGCGGTGAAGCTGCGTCTGGAGGCCGTCGCCCACCCCATGCGGATGCGGCTCTGCCGCAGCCTGGCGCGCGGCTCCAGCACGACGAGCGAGCTGGCCGACGCGTACAACATCACCGCCCCCGAGGTCTCCCGCCACCTCGCGGTCCTGAAGAAGGCCGGGCTGATCATCACCCAGCGCCGCGGCCGGTACGTGCACCACCAGCTCGACGTGTCCGTCGTCGCCCGACTCGGCAGCGACTTCCTGGAGTCGGTGCTGCG
The DNA window shown above is from Streptomyces vietnamensis and carries:
- the panC gene encoding pantoate--beta-alanine ligase: MTLFARESAEGGRPVRHEPAELLPTVEDLDDAVAHHGAPGRNAVVMTMGALHEGHATLIRAARERVGAKGFVVVTVFVNPLQFGAGEDLDRYPRTLDADLELAFEAGASAVFAPSVDEVYPGGEPQVRITAGPMGERLEGASRPGHFDGMLTVVAKLLHLTAPDLAFFGQKDAQQLALIRRMVEDLNFPVEIVGVETVRETDGLALSSRNRYLSAGERRTALALSRALFAARERLAAQEALRARATALPGAQGRAENRAEALSRLGEARAAADAHAVAQAAEGGAAGAVRAAARAVLDEAAKAEPPLTLDYLALVDPADFTEVADGHDGEAILAVAARVGSTRLIDNIPLTFGAAK
- a CDS encoding Rossmann-like and DUF2520 domain-containing protein encodes the protein MNAPAAPEPRASEPRAEDRPARLTVGVVGAGRVGPALAASLRLAGHRPVAVSAVSDASRRRAAELLPDVPVVEPARVLALADLVLLTVPDDALPGLVEGLADTGAVRPGQLLVHTSGRYGARVLDPARRAGALPLALHPAMTFTGTAVDVQRLAGCSFGVTAPEELRLAAEALVIEMGGEPEWIAEEARPLYHAALALGANHLVTLVAQSMELLHKAGVAAPDRMLGPLLGAALDNALRSGDAALTGPVARGDAGTVAAHVAELRKHAPGTVAGYLAMARTTADRALAHGLLKPELAEDLLGVLATDSTTTAADGPQGDDR
- a CDS encoding threonine aldolase family protein, which encodes MNPVTPVTPVETPVDEEAARLHRAKVWGGAERSLWHTSVDGTVGARLRELAAWAEAAGHGEAQLDMYGNGLVEELERRVAEELGLPAAVFFPTGTMAQQVALRCWAGRTGNPVVALHPIAHPEVHESGAFGVVSGLRTVHPTDAPRLPTAEEVRDHPEPFGTLMLELPLRDAGFVLPSWEELTEVVEAARERDAVVHFDGARLWETTTHFGRGLAEIAGLADSVYVSFYKSLGGMSGAALAGSDEVMEEARVWRHRYGGMVFQQYPAALSALRGLDVELPRLPSYVTHARMVADAVREALAEADTGWFRVHPETPHTHQFQVWLPYDPDALTAAALAQTEDTGTAFFRRWSAPGAGGPPGVAITELTVAGSGLEWTAEDVKEAVRDFLARVER
- a CDS encoding DUF5937 family protein codes for the protein MSVTIDITGLPHERITFCPSPLAELGSALHTLAVPAHHPRLHAWTTTTTAALKPELADRLIEADFMWNNTRSDILLPPQPRETLAEELDDLDRMDDEKFVGSALEISCNSHYADGAPSPLVDERMRRRALDLAAARGPRQASFVERMLADPPGTRAWIRRLLEDCDEAFFADTWSRVRLQLAADARHKTELMRRKGLAEAVADASPAMSLEEDEQGSRIVIDKLVQGRASAEGSAVTFLPTAFGWPHLFALYTPGWQPVIQYPIPARDLGGAASVEAVKLRLEAVAHPMRMRLCRSLARGSSTTSELADAYNITAPEVSRHLAVLKKAGLIITQRRGRYVHHQLDVSVVARLGSDFLESVLR